One genomic window of Numida meleagris isolate 19003 breed g44 Domestic line chromosome 1, NumMel1.0, whole genome shotgun sequence includes the following:
- the SPATA13 gene encoding spermatogenesis-associated protein 13 isoform X4, with protein sequence MVARGGMARFWSLESLHMGTTAADGGTESSALVDDNGSEEDYSYEELCQATPRYLQPGGEQLAINELISDGSIVYAEALWDHVTMDDQELGFKAGDVIRVLEASNKDWWWGRNEDKEAWFPASFVRLRVNQEDLPENCNSIQDEEQDADISKHRQKIAENKDQMRTNVIQEIMNTERVYIKHLKDICEGYIRQCRKHTGMFTTAQLSTIFGNIEDIYKFQRKFLKDLEKQYNKEEPHLSEIGSCFLQHQEGFAIYSEYCNNHPSACIELSKLMKQGKYRHFFEACRLLQQMIDIAIDGFLLTPVQKICKYPLQLAELLKYTTQEHSDYNNIKAAYEAMKNVACLINERKRRLESIDKIARWQVSIVDWEGPDVLARSSELIHSGELTKISKQGKSQQRTFFLFDHQLVFCKKDLLRRDILYYKDRMDMDDMELVDTEDGRDKDFNINVKNAFKIINRATEEIHLFCAKKQEDKKRWMEACENERRRVREDKEMGMEISENQKKQAMQNARKSRHGKMKGVSYNGCPMPPLHQSLHPIHQRHITVPTSIPQQQVFALAEPKRKPSLFWHTFNKLTPFKK encoded by the exons ATGGTGGCCCGCGGGGGAATGGCACGGTTTTGGAGTCTGGAGAGCCTTCATATGGGCACAA CTGCTGCAGATGGAGGGACGGAATCTTCAGCATTGGTGGATGACAATGGCAGCGAGGAAGATTACAGCTACGAGGAGCTCTGCCAAGCCACACCCAGGTACCTGCAACCTGGAGGGGAACAGCTCGCCATTAATGAG CTGATAAGCGATGGCAGCATTGTCTATGCAGAAGCTCTCTGGGACCATGTCACTATGGATGATCAAGAGCTGGGCTTCAAAGCTGGAGATGTCATTAGAGTCCTGGAAGCTTCCAACAAAGACTGGTGGTGGGGAAGAAATGAGGACAAAGAAGCCTGGTTTCCAGCTAGCTTTGTCAGG ctgcGAGTTAATCAGGAAGATCTGCCAGAAAATTGCAATAGTATCCAGGATGAAGAACAAGATGCAGATATTAGCAAGCATCGTCAGAAAATAGCTGAAAACAAGGATCAGATGAGAACCAACGTTATACAGGAAATTATGAACACAGAACGAGTCTATATCAAGCATCTCAAGGACATCTGTGAG GGTTATATTCGGCAGTGTCGCAAACATACAGGAATGTTCACCACAGCCCAGCTAAGCACCATTTTTGGAAATATTGAGGATATTTACAAATTCCAAAGAAAGTTTCTGAAGGATCTTGAGAAACAGTACAACAAAGAGGAACCTCATCTGAGCGAGATAGGGTCATGCTTTCTTCAACAT caaGAAGGCTTTGCTATTTATTCTGAGTATTGTAACAATCATCCCAGTGCCTGCATTGAACTTTCCAAACTAATGAAACAGGGCAAATACCGTCACTTCTTTGAGGCCTGTCGCTTGCTTCAGCAGATGATTGACATTGCCATTGATGGTTTTCTTCTCACGCCTGTTCAGAAAATCTGCAAATACCCTCTGCAGCTTGCAGAATTGCTCAAATACACCACGCAGGAGCACAG TGATTATAACAACATAAAAGCTGCATATGAGGCTATGAAGAACGTGGCATGCCTAATCAATGAGCGAAAACGAAGACTGGAAAGCATAGACAAGATTGCACGTTGGCAAGTGTCTATAGTAGACTGGGAG GGACCAGATGTGTTAGCCAGAAGCTCGGAACTGATCCACTCAGGAGAACTGACCAAAATATCAAAGCAAGGCAAAAGCCAGCAGAggactttcttcctttttgacCATCAACTTGTGTTTTGTAAGAAGGACCTACTGAGAAGGGACATCTTGTATTATAAGGATCGTATGGACATGGATGACATGGAACTTGTGGACACTGAAGATGGCAGAGACAAAGACTTTAACATTAATGTCAAGAATGCTTTTAAGATAATAAACAGAGCAACAGAAGAAATTCATTTGTTCTGTGCAAAAAAGCAAGAGGATAAGAAGAGATGGATGGAGgcatgtgaaaatgaaaggagaagagTTCGAGAAGATAAGGAAATGG GAATGGAAATCtcagaaaaccagaagaaaCAAGCCATGCAGAACGCCCGTAAGTCAAGGCACGGAAAAATGAAAG GTGTAAGCTATAATGGGTGTCCTATGCCTCCTCTACACCAGAGCTTGCATCCCATCCATCAGCGCCACATCACCGTGCCCACCAGCATCCCGCAGCAGCAGGTCTTTGCCCTGGCAGAACCCAAGCGGAAGCCATCCCTCTTCTGGCATACCTTCAACAAACTCACCCCATTCAAAAAGTGA
- the SPATA13 gene encoding spermatogenesis-associated protein 13 isoform X5 yields MDDQELGFKAGDVIRVLEASNKDWWWGRNEDKEAWFPASFVRLRVNQEDLPENCNSIQDEEQDADISKHRQKIAENKDQMRTNVIQEIMNTERVYIKHLKDICEGYIRQCRKHTGMFTTAQLSTIFGNIEDIYKFQRKFLKDLEKQYNKEEPHLSEIGSCFLQHQEGFAIYSEYCNNHPSACIELSKLMKQGKYRHFFEACRLLQQMIDIAIDGFLLTPVQKICKYPLQLAELLKYTTQEHSDYNNIKAAYEAMKNVACLINERKRRLESIDKIARWQVSIVDWEGPDVLARSSELIHSGELTKISKQGKSQQRTFFLFDHQLVFCKKDLLRRDILYYKDRMDMDDMELVDTEDGRDKDFNINVKNAFKIINRATEEIHLFCAKKQEDKKRWMEACENERRRVREDKEMGMEISENQKKQAMQNARKSRHGKMKGVSYNGCPMPPLHQSLHPIHQRHITVPTSIPQQQVFALAEPKRKPSLFWHTFNKLTPFKK; encoded by the exons ATGGATGATCAAGAGCTGGGCTTCAAAGCTGGAGATGTCATTAGAGTCCTGGAAGCTTCCAACAAAGACTGGTGGTGGGGAAGAAATGAGGACAAAGAAGCCTGGTTTCCAGCTAGCTTTGTCAGG ctgcGAGTTAATCAGGAAGATCTGCCAGAAAATTGCAATAGTATCCAGGATGAAGAACAAGATGCAGATATTAGCAAGCATCGTCAGAAAATAGCTGAAAACAAGGATCAGATGAGAACCAACGTTATACAGGAAATTATGAACACAGAACGAGTCTATATCAAGCATCTCAAGGACATCTGTGAG GGTTATATTCGGCAGTGTCGCAAACATACAGGAATGTTCACCACAGCCCAGCTAAGCACCATTTTTGGAAATATTGAGGATATTTACAAATTCCAAAGAAAGTTTCTGAAGGATCTTGAGAAACAGTACAACAAAGAGGAACCTCATCTGAGCGAGATAGGGTCATGCTTTCTTCAACAT caaGAAGGCTTTGCTATTTATTCTGAGTATTGTAACAATCATCCCAGTGCCTGCATTGAACTTTCCAAACTAATGAAACAGGGCAAATACCGTCACTTCTTTGAGGCCTGTCGCTTGCTTCAGCAGATGATTGACATTGCCATTGATGGTTTTCTTCTCACGCCTGTTCAGAAAATCTGCAAATACCCTCTGCAGCTTGCAGAATTGCTCAAATACACCACGCAGGAGCACAG TGATTATAACAACATAAAAGCTGCATATGAGGCTATGAAGAACGTGGCATGCCTAATCAATGAGCGAAAACGAAGACTGGAAAGCATAGACAAGATTGCACGTTGGCAAGTGTCTATAGTAGACTGGGAG GGACCAGATGTGTTAGCCAGAAGCTCGGAACTGATCCACTCAGGAGAACTGACCAAAATATCAAAGCAAGGCAAAAGCCAGCAGAggactttcttcctttttgacCATCAACTTGTGTTTTGTAAGAAGGACCTACTGAGAAGGGACATCTTGTATTATAAGGATCGTATGGACATGGATGACATGGAACTTGTGGACACTGAAGATGGCAGAGACAAAGACTTTAACATTAATGTCAAGAATGCTTTTAAGATAATAAACAGAGCAACAGAAGAAATTCATTTGTTCTGTGCAAAAAAGCAAGAGGATAAGAAGAGATGGATGGAGgcatgtgaaaatgaaaggagaagagTTCGAGAAGATAAGGAAATGG GAATGGAAATCtcagaaaaccagaagaaaCAAGCCATGCAGAACGCCCGTAAGTCAAGGCACGGAAAAATGAAAG GTGTAAGCTATAATGGGTGTCCTATGCCTCCTCTACACCAGAGCTTGCATCCCATCCATCAGCGCCACATCACCGTGCCCACCAGCATCCCGCAGCAGCAGGTCTTTGCCCTGGCAGAACCCAAGCGGAAGCCATCCCTCTTCTGGCATACCTTCAACAAACTCACCCCATTCAAAAAGTGA
- the LOC110389272 gene encoding complement C1q and tumor necrosis factor-related protein 9A-like: protein MKSWIILLAIAVSTEAQKQDICTQAYPGIPGNPGHNGIPGRDGRDGSKGDKGDTGEAGLPGTPGKDGANGEKGQKGANGTVEEKGNKGDKGERGRPGKLGPKGIMGSVGYKGQKGELGLQGQKGLKGDIGPIGPKGTKGEIGHPGIIGLPGPVGPTGNPGPKGNTGDLGPPGSPGIQGERGLKGDRGDKGNTGAPAVLPRSAFSVGLTAATKFPPHSHPIKFDKVFYNGLSDYNPVTGKFTCKFSGVYYFTYHITVYSRNVRVALVKNGIKMLHTMDGYQGAEDQASGATILQLRAGDEVWLQAHRGETFNGLFADADDDTTFTGFLLFSTSGTLDPTA, encoded by the exons ATGAAAAGCTGGATTATACTGCTGGCTATTGCAGTCAGCACAGAAGCACAAAAGCAGGACATCTGTACCCAAGCATATCCTGGCATTCCTGGCAATCCTGGACACAATGGCATACCTGGTCGCGATGGACGTGATGGCTCAAAGGGCGACAAGGGGGATACAG GTGAAGCGGGACTTCCTGGCACTCCAGGGAAAGATGGCgcaaatggagaaaaaggcCAAAAAG gAGCCAATGGGACTGTTGAAGAGAAGGGGAACAAAGGAgataaaggagaaagaggacGACCTGGGAAACTAGGACCAAAAGGAATTATGGGGTCAGTGGGTTACAAAGGTCAGAagggagagctgggactgcAAGGACAAAAGGGGTTAAAAGGAGACATTGGGCCCATAGGTCCAAAAGGGACAAAAGGCGAAATTGGCCATCCTGGAATAATTGGTTTGCCAGGGCCAGTTGGCCCCACTGGTAATCCAGGTCCCAAAGGTAATACTGGAGATCTGGGGCCACCGGGTAGCCCAGGAATTCAGGGGGAAAGAGGCTTGAAAGGAGACAGAGGAGACAAGGGGAACACAGGTGCCCCAGCAGTTCTGCCAAGGAGCGCTTTCAGTGTAGGCCTTACAGCTGCCACCAAGTTTCCTCCCCACAGTCACCCGATCAAGTTTGACAAGGTGTTTTATAACGGCCTAAGTGACTATAACCCGGTTACTGGCAAATTCACCTGCAAATTCTCTGGTGTTTACTATTTCACCTACCATATCACTGTCTACTCGAGGAATGTCCGAGTAGCTCTAGTCAAAAATGGGATCAAGATGTTGCACACCATGGATGGGTACCAGGGTGCTGAGGACCAGGCATCGGGAGCCACCATTCTTCAACTACGGGCAGGAGATGAGGTGTGGCTGCAGGCTCACCGAGGAGAGACCTTCAACGGGCTGTTTGCAGACGCTGATGATGATACCACCTTCACTGGCTTCCTCCTGTTCAGTACCTCTGGGACTCTGGATCCTACAGCATAA